Proteins encoded by one window of Methanothermobacter sp. K4:
- a CDS encoding ABC transporter permease, whose protein sequence is MEMKKVMWMLKKDLIVLWRHKPRLISIILFPILMITLFGYGMGGTLENIPVVIVEQSSGPLTDQTVAAMRNMSLYDIKDIMKDPETARDMVDAGEVKAAIILPPNYDNLTDEPTVVMYLDSSDQLASQALVPATQALFSRLSGEIAVQKMQSPTVNIQNQNSTPGETGFQSIVSTINFQVDRIYGDVKYMDFLVPAVLAMTIMFSCMFGMGQSIAGERERGELARLFMTPTSVSTVVGGKIISKLVIESGRAFLLLCVAMVLFGIKINGSMLLTVLLLVLTALCFVGFGIMISARVGTQEDYMQMVMPFAMPMMFVSGVFYPIETMPWVFQKLAYVVPLTYANDALRSVMLKGAGVGDIWLDLAVLVGFTLLFFAMGVTRFNRDI, encoded by the coding sequence ATGGAAATGAAGAAGGTAATGTGGATGCTCAAGAAGGACCTCATAGTCCTCTGGAGGCACAAACCCCGCCTCATATCAATCATACTGTTCCCCATACTCATGATAACCCTCTTCGGTTACGGTATGGGTGGTACACTGGAGAACATACCCGTGGTTATAGTTGAGCAGAGCAGCGGACCCCTCACAGACCAGACCGTCGCTGCAATGAGAAACATGAGCCTCTATGATATAAAGGATATCATGAAGGACCCTGAAACCGCAAGGGACATGGTGGATGCAGGGGAGGTCAAAGCGGCAATAATACTCCCCCCCAACTATGACAACCTCACAGACGAACCCACCGTGGTCATGTACCTTGACTCCTCTGACCAGCTGGCAAGCCAGGCCCTGGTACCTGCAACCCAGGCACTGTTCAGCAGGCTTTCAGGTGAAATAGCGGTTCAGAAAATGCAGAGCCCCACAGTGAACATTCAGAACCAGAATTCAACCCCCGGGGAGACGGGCTTTCAGAGCATCGTGAGCACAATAAACTTCCAGGTTGACAGAATCTACGGGGACGTCAAGTACATGGATTTCCTGGTGCCCGCGGTACTTGCAATGACCATAATGTTCTCCTGCATGTTCGGTATGGGACAGTCAATTGCAGGTGAAAGGGAGAGGGGAGAACTCGCACGTCTCTTCATGACCCCCACAAGCGTATCAACAGTGGTTGGGGGTAAAATAATCTCAAAACTGGTTATAGAAAGTGGAAGAGCATTCCTGCTGCTCTGTGTGGCCATGGTGCTCTTCGGAATAAAGATCAATGGTAGCATGCTCCTTACGGTCCTTCTACTTGTACTCACTGCACTCTGCTTTGTTGGATTTGGAATAATGATATCGGCGAGGGTGGGAACCCAGGAGGACTACATGCAGATGGTGATGCCCTTTGCAATGCCCATGATGTTCGTATCAGGAGTCTTCTACCCCATTGAGACCATGCCATGGGTGTTCCAGAAGCTGGCATACGTGGTGCCCCTCACCTATGCCAACGACGCTCTGAGGTCAGTGATGCTGAAGGGTGCTGGTGTCGGGGACATCTGGCTTGACCTGGCCGTGCTTGTGGGATTCACACTCCTGTTCTTTGCAATGGGGGTTACCAGGTTTAACAGGGACATTTAG
- a CDS encoding PQQ-binding-like beta-propeller repeat protein, producing the protein MRKGLIAALIIIGMVLSPVSAADWPLFHGDQQRTGFSEEPSDFSARTWYLSIGGIKSSPAIFNKVAYIGSVDGRVYAVNLETGSVVWSYRTGGAVVSSPAVVNGTLYVGSGDGYLYAIDTDTGDLEWKFKTGNRIESSPAVSGGTVYVGSDDCRLYAVDADDGSKKWEFYAGEAVKSSPLVVNGTVYFGSCNGNVYALSESDGKEKWSYTTGDQVISSPAFWNGTIYVGSDDGNMYALSESDGSAVWRYSLGDRVRSTPAIDTEENSLFAGCDDGNVTSLDTRTGTLKWSFKTGGAVRSSPAIFENMVAVGSDDGALHILNKYTGKEEWSYSPGYYLFNSPASSSPVVYGKTIYFATENGYIYALDSKKKEGPTSPFAYYVVVIIIAIIGAGAVIRRVAGR; encoded by the coding sequence ATGAGGAAAGGTTTAATTGCGGCACTTATAATCATTGGGATGGTTTTAAGCCCTGTATCAGCTGCAGACTGGCCCCTCTTCCATGGGGACCAGCAGCGCACAGGTTTCTCTGAGGAGCCAAGTGACTTCTCAGCGAGGACATGGTATCTCTCCATCGGCGGGATAAAGTCATCACCCGCAATATTCAACAAGGTGGCCTACATCGGCTCAGTCGATGGTAGGGTTTATGCGGTGAACCTCGAGACCGGTTCAGTTGTCTGGAGCTACCGGACAGGAGGTGCGGTTGTATCATCCCCCGCGGTGGTCAATGGTACCCTTTATGTGGGTTCAGGGGACGGATACCTCTATGCAATAGACACAGACACCGGTGACCTCGAATGGAAATTCAAAACAGGTAACAGGATAGAGTCATCCCCTGCAGTGAGCGGGGGTACCGTATATGTGGGGTCAGATGACTGCAGGCTCTACGCGGTTGATGCAGATGACGGGTCAAAAAAGTGGGAGTTCTATGCCGGGGAGGCTGTTAAATCATCACCACTTGTGGTGAACGGAACCGTCTACTTTGGATCATGCAACGGTAATGTCTATGCCCTATCAGAGTCCGATGGAAAGGAGAAGTGGAGCTACACAACCGGTGACCAGGTCATCTCATCACCGGCCTTCTGGAACGGGACCATCTACGTGGGTTCAGATGACGGGAACATGTATGCCCTATCAGAGTCCGATGGAAGCGCGGTCTGGAGGTACAGCCTCGGTGATAGAGTCAGGTCAACACCCGCCATTGACACAGAGGAGAACAGCCTCTTTGCTGGATGCGATGACGGCAACGTGACCTCACTTGATACAAGGACAGGTACCCTGAAATGGTCATTCAAAACAGGTGGGGCCGTGAGATCATCACCAGCCATCTTCGAGAACATGGTGGCTGTGGGCTCAGATGACGGGGCACTTCACATCCTCAACAAGTACACAGGAAAGGAGGAGTGGAGCTACTCACCGGGTTACTACCTTTTCAACTCACCTGCAAGTTCATCACCCGTCGTCTACGGCAAGACCATCTACTTTGCAACCGAAAATGGCTACATCTATGCCCTTGACTCCAAGAAGAAGGAGGGTCCCACCTCACCATTCGCATACTATGTGGTTGTGATAATCATAGCCATCATAGGGGCTGGAGCTGTGATAAGAAGGGTTGCTGGAAGATAA
- a CDS encoding pyridoxamine 5'-phosphate oxidase family protein — MFRTLIIYESTYGATEEAASAIGRILGPSRCCTTGEFQEGYREFDFFVIGSGVYRGRLHDRITDFIKKNSWLRDKPVAIFSVSLDRDDGRRALSEAEKLLGGAVHSATIGGRMILDRLSDGDLEDLRRFSEVAGIEIKDSDLFDISEVIEVALDLKEIRDTLMTGIDGDKLRESIDEFLRSHNTCVLATCHDSCPRATPLEYVYDGESIYVISEGGEKFAGILENSNASVAVYEDYTSMSNLAGMQITGAVEILDEEESERIYNLRGLDPEAMRNLPVDMNVIKISIHRVEFLNSRFREASSGAKQVLWFK; from the coding sequence ATGTTCAGGACACTCATAATCTATGAGAGCACCTATGGAGCCACAGAGGAGGCTGCATCAGCCATTGGGAGGATACTCGGCCCCTCAAGGTGCTGCACCACCGGCGAGTTTCAGGAAGGTTACAGGGAATTTGATTTCTTCGTTATTGGTTCCGGGGTTTACAGGGGCCGTTTACACGACAGGATAACTGATTTTATAAAGAAAAATTCCTGGCTTCGTGATAAACCCGTGGCGATCTTCTCAGTTTCCCTGGACCGGGATGATGGCAGAAGGGCTCTCAGTGAGGCTGAAAAACTTCTTGGGGGCGCTGTCCATTCAGCCACCATTGGTGGGCGCATGATCCTTGACAGACTCTCTGATGGGGATCTTGAGGATCTCAGGAGGTTTTCCGAGGTTGCTGGAATTGAAATTAAGGATTCTGACCTCTTTGATATCTCAGAGGTGATTGAAGTCGCCCTTGATCTTAAAGAGATCAGGGACACGCTTATGACCGGCATTGATGGGGATAAACTCCGTGAATCCATTGATGAGTTTCTGAGGTCCCATAACACATGTGTCCTTGCAACCTGCCATGACAGCTGCCCAAGGGCAACACCACTTGAATACGTGTATGACGGTGAGTCCATATACGTGATCAGTGAGGGTGGGGAGAAATTCGCTGGTATCCTTGAGAACAGTAACGCATCTGTTGCAGTTTACGAGGACTACACATCCATGAGCAACCTTGCAGGGATGCAGATAACCGGTGCCGTGGAGATACTGGATGAAGAGGAATCAGAGAGGATCTATAATCTAAGGGGCCTCGATCCTGAGGCCATGAGAAATCTCCCCGTGGATATGAACGTCATAAAGATCTCCATCCACAGGGTTGAGTTCCTAAACAGCAGGTTCAGGGAGGCCTCATCGGGCGCAAAACAGGTGCTCTGGTTTAAATAG
- the albA gene encoding DNA-binding protein Alba codes for MSEENVVYIGNKPVMNYVLAVVTQMNGGTSEVILKARGRAISRAVDVAEIVRNRFIPDIQIENIDICTEEIIGNEGTATNVSAIEIQLRKD; via the coding sequence ATGTCAGAGGAGAATGTAGTATACATCGGAAACAAGCCTGTAATGAACTATGTTCTGGCCGTAGTGACTCAGATGAACGGTGGAACCAGTGAAGTGATCCTTAAAGCCCGTGGAAGAGCTATAAGTCGGGCTGTTGACGTTGCAGAGATTGTGAGGAACCGTTTCATACCAGACATACAGATAGAGAACATCGACATATGTACAGAGGAGATCATTGGTAACGAGGGAACCGCTACCAATGTTTCAGCAATAGAAATCCAGCTCAGAAAGGATTAG
- a CDS encoding nitrogenase component 1, with translation MEPVSTCKLFGAVRAVSGIRNAVPLIHGPRGCAYHTGYLLTARGGKRIRVLSTELSESDVVFGATDKLKKAIVDADRTLKPDLIAVMSSCATSIIGEDLGRAVAEVRGKIDSQIIAISAGGFESNQGEGYLDVMMALIESLSADVKPSAEPSINIIGEFRGGPDLNHIVNTLGGMGVSVNCVLTSGSTVSDIERIASAHLNYSFCDVSGIDPCRFLEEKFGIPFIHHPIPLGFSNTLRFYEGILDHLSIDYPIQDEIGEYAEEMDRLRSELGGVRVGIVSGPTRAVALAEFVTELGMKPALVAMDMIGDYTLENLSGTGVRSEVLVGADLYELEDALIRNEPEVILGGVAETRFSQSLGVPLIDVMHGSALTAGFRGACVTGGSILEAVRSRICY, from the coding sequence ATGGAACCAGTATCAACATGCAAACTCTTCGGGGCCGTAAGGGCTGTTTCAGGCATCCGCAATGCTGTACCACTCATCCACGGCCCCAGGGGCTGCGCATACCACACTGGTTACCTTCTGACGGCTAGGGGAGGTAAGAGGATAAGGGTTCTATCAACAGAGCTCTCTGAATCAGATGTGGTATTCGGAGCCACCGATAAACTCAAGAAGGCCATAGTTGATGCTGACAGAACCCTTAAACCGGACCTCATAGCTGTTATGAGCTCCTGTGCAACAAGCATAATAGGTGAGGATCTAGGGAGGGCTGTGGCGGAGGTTAGGGGTAAAATTGACTCTCAAATCATAGCCATCAGTGCAGGGGGCTTTGAGTCAAACCAGGGTGAAGGATACCTTGATGTTATGATGGCACTCATCGAGTCCCTTTCAGCTGATGTGAAACCATCAGCTGAACCATCAATAAACATCATAGGGGAATTCAGGGGCGGGCCCGACCTCAACCATATTGTGAATACCCTTGGCGGTATGGGTGTTTCTGTGAACTGTGTACTCACATCAGGAAGCACAGTCAGTGACATTGAGAGGATTGCGTCCGCCCATCTGAATTATTCATTCTGTGATGTATCAGGGATAGATCCCTGCAGGTTTCTCGAGGAGAAATTCGGCATTCCCTTCATCCACCACCCCATTCCCCTGGGATTTTCAAACACACTCAGGTTTTATGAGGGGATACTTGACCACCTCAGCATTGATTACCCGATCCAGGATGAAATAGGTGAATACGCTGAGGAAATGGATCGTCTGAGATCTGAACTTGGGGGTGTGAGGGTGGGTATAGTTTCAGGACCCACAAGGGCCGTTGCACTGGCTGAATTTGTAACTGAACTTGGAATGAAACCTGCTCTGGTGGCAATGGACATGATTGGTGACTACACACTTGAGAACCTCTCTGGAACTGGCGTGAGGTCGGAGGTCCTGGTTGGGGCTGATCTCTATGAGCTGGAGGATGCGCTTATCAGGAATGAACCTGAGGTCATACTCGGTGGAGTTGCAGAGACAAGGTTTTCACAATCACTGGGGGTACCTCTAATTGATGTTATGCATGGCTCCGCCCTCACTGCAGGGTTCAGGGGCGCCTGTGTAACCGGCGGTAGTATACTTGAAGCGGTCAGGTCCAGGATTTGTTATTAA